The Caldisericum exile AZM16c01 region AGAGTTTTAACCGTTGTTGGTGACATTTTTCCTGTATATTTTGCTACAATTTCGTTTTCTTTAACAGAAATGTCAAGACCAATTTCTTTTAATTTCATTATTACTGCCTCAAGATGCTCTGGGATAGTTTTTTTTACTTTTATTTTTCCTTTTGTTAAACCCGAGAGTATTAAGTAAGTTGCAGATTCAATTCGGTCTGGGATTATTGAGTATTCTATAGGTCTTAATTTTTTTACCCCATGGACTATAATTGTACTTCCAGTTCCATTTACCTCTATATTTGCTCCTGCAAGTTTGAGAAAATTAATTAGGTCTCTTATTTCAGGTTCTCTTGCCGCATTTTCAATAATTGTATCTCCTTCAGCAAACACTGATGCCAGAATAATGTTTTCGGTTGCGCCTACGCTTGGCATGTCTAAAAATATCTTGTTACCTTTAAGTCCTTTTGGCGAGTTTGCCTTTAAGATACCCTTGTCCCAATTAAATTCAACTCCAAGACTCTCAAGTCCTTTTATGTGTTGGTCTATAGGACGTTTACCAATATTACATCCACCTAAGCCAGCAATTGAAGCTTTTCTGTGCTTTGCGATAAAAGCGCCTAAAAGAGTTTGAGTGCCTCGTATATTTTCTGTTTCTTCAGGTGGAATTTCTGGTTTATAGGAAGAGGTTGCATCTATTTCAACTTCATGATCTCCTTCTAAGACATTTACTCCAATCTTTTTAAGTTGAAAGAGAAATTTTTTGACATCCAAGATATTCGGAATATTGTTTATATGGCACTTTCCCTCAATAAGTAAACAAGCTGATAAAACTGGAAAGGCAGCGTTTTTTGATCCAGAAATCTCAACTTCACCTTTAAGAACCTTACCACCATTTACTTCAAGATATTCCATCGTTTCCTCCGTTCAAAAGATAATCAAAAACAATTTTTGCTATTCTAATTCCTGCCTTACCATCTCCAAATGGATTTTTGTTTGAAATCATTTTCTCATATTCTTCTTTATTTTTTAGAATTTTCTCTACTTCGGAAATAATTCTTTCTTTGTTAGTTCCAACAAGTCTTACTACTCCACTTTCTATTGCCTCTGGTCTTTCTGTTGTGTCTCTCATTAGAAGTACTGGTTTCCGTAATGTCGGTGCCTCTTCTTGGATTCCACCTGAGTCAGTAAGGATTAGATCTGCTCTTGATAGAAGTTTTACAAAAGAAAGATAGTCCATAGGTTCAACGAGAATTATGTTCTGTGTATCGCTTAAAATTCTTTTTACGGTTTCTCTCACTATTGGGTTTTTATGGACTGAAAACACAATTTTAAACTCATTTCCAAATTCTTCTGCTATAGATTTTATTGCATTGCAGATCTCTTCCATAGGCTTTCCCCAATTTTCTCTTCTATGAGCAGTTACTACTATGTATTTCTCGTTTGAGTTTACTGGCAAATCAATTTTTATGTTCTTTTGAATAATTTCCATTAGTGCATCTACAACAGTATTGCCCGTTACATAAATTGAACTTTCATTCACGCCTTCTCTTAGAAGGTTTTCTTTCGCCTTTTCGGTAGGCGCGAAGTACAGATCAGTTAGTGCATCGGTTAATTTTCTGTTCATTTCTTCTGGGAAAGGAGAATATTTATTATAGGTTCTTAGTCCTGATTCAACATGACCTACAGGAATCTTTTCGTAGAACGCTGCAAGCGCTGATGCAAACGTAGTAGTAGTGTCTCCGTGAACAAGAAGAATATCAGGGTGATCACTATCAAATATGTCTTTCAGCCCGGTTAAAACTTTATTTGTAATCTTCGTTAGTGTTTGCTTTTCTTCCATTACTTTAAGGTCATAATCAACATTAATATTGAAAAGTTCAATTACTTGTCGTAGCATTTCTTGGTGCTGACTTGTTATAATAACCTTTGTTTCAATTTCTTTAAATTCTTTCAAAGCCTTATAAACGGGATACATTTTTATTGCTTCTGGTCTTGTTCCAAAAATGAGAAAAACTTTCTTTTTCATCATTTTACTCCAAATGTAAGTATAACTCCGGTTACTGAGAGAACTAATGTTATTATATAGTAGATTAAAGCTATTTTTCTTTGCGAAAGCCCCTTCTTGAGTAGCCTGTAGTGTATATGCTCAGTGTCATATTTGAAAGGGGAACCGCCGTGCATAATTCTTCTTATTATGGATGTAAAAACCTCCGCTATTGGAATGCCAAGGACAAATATTGGAAGAGCAACTGAAAGAAGCGTTGTTGTCTTATAGGCGCCTACTATTGAAATGATAGATAGCATATATCCTAAAAGTCCTGCTCCAGAATCGCCCAAGAATACTCGGGCAGGATGAAAATTATAAATGAGGAACGCAACAAGACTTCCGCAGAGTCCTATAAGAATTAGAGCAAGATTTAAATGTCCTTTATACATAGCAGTTATAGCAAGAAAGAATGAAGCAATAGCAGAGACACCTGAAGCTAGTCCATCAAGTCCATCTATAATATTTATTGCGTTTATAAGCCCAACAATCCAAAGCGCAGTTAAAATGCTTCCCAGAAATCCAATTTTAATGACGGTATCAGTAAATGGGATTGATAATTGAGTAAACTGAGTTCCAGTAAAAATTGCTATGAATGCAGAAAGAAATTGCACGGAGAATTTTTGTCTAACAGTTAATCCATATTTATCATCCATTAAAAGGCCAAAGAATAAAATTGTAGCGCCTAAAATAATACCGAGAAACTGCTTATTAAATTTTTGAATGATAAGAAATAATATAACAATCGAGATGTAAATCGATATACCACCTGACCTGGGGACTGGCTCTTTGTGTATCTTTTTTCTATCACTTGCTTTTGGTAAGTCTATTATCTTAAATTTATTTCCCAAAAAAATTGCAAGCGGTGTAGAAAACGAGGATACAAAAAATCCGATTAGGAAATAGTAAGAAATGTTAAAAAAGTTTTTATTTATAAAACCAATTATTTCTTTCATTTTGTTCCAAAAAGTCTGTCTCCTGCATCTCCCAAACCGGGCACAATATAACCGTGGGAATTCAATTTTTCGTCGATTGCTATTGTGTAGATCTTAACATCGGGATGGTCGAGCTCTATCTTTTTAATTCCTTCTGGTGCAGAAATAAGACAAACAAAGAAAATCTTTTTTGCATGTGCTTCTTTCACAACTGTTATTGCCTTTGAGGCAGAGCCTCCCGTTGCAAGCATTGGATCCACCACAAAAACTGAAGAATTTTCAATGTTTGTAGGTAATTTACTGTAGTATTCAACAGGTTCAAGTGTCTGAGGATCTCTGTAAATTCCAATGTAACCAACACGTGCTTGTGGAATTAAATCAAGAATACCTTCTGCCATTACAATTCCTGCACGGAGTATTGGAACAATTGCAATATCCTCGTCAATGACATAACTTTTTGTTTTTTCAATTGGAGTTTCTATTTCAACTTCTTTAAGTTTTGTGTCTCTAAAAATTTCATACACCATCAAAGCCGAAAGTTCCTTTACTAACTCTCGAAACTCTTTTGGATTTGTTTCTTTTTTTCTAAGATAAGTAAGTTTGTGCTGTATAAGTGGGTGTCTTATCAAATTTACATTCTCCATTTCTCCTCCTTTATATATACGATATGTTGGGATAAATAGGAAACTTTTTTGTTAGTTCTAACACTTCGTTTCTAATTAATTCTAATTTCTTTTCGTCGTTTCTTGATTCGATTGCTCTGTCTATGAGTTCTGCTATGTATTCCATTTCGGTTTCTTTCATTCCTCGAGTTGTAAGAGCAGGGGTACCTAATCTTAAACCACTTGTTTCTGTTGGTGGAAGAGGATCAAATGGAATAGACTCTTTATTAGTTGTTATATAAACGGAATCCAAAAGCCTTTCTGCTTCCTTGCCAGTAATGTTTTTAGACCTTAAATCTATTGAAAGCAAATGATTGTCAGTTCCGTTTGTTATGAGTCTGAAACCACGTTTCATTAATGCATTTGCAAGTGCCTTTGCGTTGACTACGACTTGTTTTTGGTATTCTTTAAATTCATCAGTCATTGCTAATTTTAGTGCAACAGCCTTTGCCGCAATTACATGCTCGAGTGGGCCACCTTGAATTCCAGGAAAGACAGCTTTGTTGAGTATTTTTTCATGTTCCTTTTTAAACAGGATCATGCCACCTCTTGGACCTCGAAGAGTTTTATGGGTCGTTGTGGTTACAAAGTCGGCATAAGGAATAGGAGAGGGATGAACTCCTGCCGCAACCAAGCCTGCAATATGAGCCATGTCAACCATAAGATACGCCCCAACACTTTTTGCAATCGTTGCAAATTTTTCAAAGTCGATAAACCTTGGATATGCACTTGCTCCAGCAACTATAACTTTTGGTTTGTATTGTTTTGCAAGGTCCTCAACCTGATTGTAATCGATAAGCTCTGTCTCTTTATCTACTCCGTAGTGCACAGCATTGAAGTACTTACCAGTAACACTTACTGGACTCCCGTGGCTTAGATGTCCGCCTGCCGAAAGATCCATGCCAAGTAATGTATCACCTGGGTTCATTGTAGCAAAATAGACTGCAAAATTTGCTTGAGTTCCAGAGTGCGGTTGCACGTTTGCTCCTTCTGCTTTGAAGAGTTCTTTTGCTCTTTCTATAGCAAGAGTTTCTACAACATCAATATACTCACAGCCACCATAATACCTTCTCTTTGGATATCCTTCAGCGTATTTGTTTGTTAAGACGGATCCTTGAGCTTCAAGAACAGGCTCCATAACATAATTTTCAGATGCAATAAGTTCGAGTTTCGTTCTTTGTCTTTCAAGTTCATTTTGCATCGCTTGTGCTAATTCCATGTCTACATCTCTAATCTTCACTTTTTTACCTCCTTAATTAAAAGTTTGAGATAGTGCAACAAAATAAATATTTCCGTTTTTTATACTTTTTTTAAAAGCCTTTGTAACTTCTTTTGCAGTACTTCCTGTTGTGTAAACATCGTCAAATATTAAAATGTTTCCAGAGTATTCTCCTTCTACAATAAAGGCATTTTTTAAGTTTTCAATTCGTTCCTTCTTGGAGAGATTTGTTTGCTTTTTTGTTTCCCTAATCTTATAAAGATTTTCAATAATAGGTTTTTTGGTTTTGAGCGAAATATCTTTTGCAAGAAGATATGTCTGGTTATAGCCTCGTGCTCTAAATTCTTTTTTTGACATTGGTACAAAACTTACGAAGTCAAATTTTATATTGTTTAATTCAATAAAGTTGAGAATTAGAGGTGAAAAAAATTTTGATAAAACCTTATAACCTTCAAATTTAAACTTTTTTATCAGTTCTTCCATTACTCCTTCATAACGAGTCATTCCATAATAGTATACCATTTCTTCGTGTAAAATCAG contains the following coding sequences:
- the wecB gene encoding non-hydrolyzing UDP-N-acetylglucosamine 2-epimerase produces the protein MKKKVFLIFGTRPEAIKMYPVYKALKEFKEIETKVIITSQHQEMLRQVIELFNINVDYDLKVMEEKQTLTKITNKVLTGLKDIFDSDHPDILLVHGDTTTTFASALAAFYEKIPVGHVESGLRTYNKYSPFPEEMNRKLTDALTDLYFAPTEKAKENLLREGVNESSIYVTGNTVVDALMEIIQKNIKIDLPVNSNEKYIVVTAHRRENWGKPMEEICNAIKSIAEEFGNEFKIVFSVHKNPIVRETVKRILSDTQNIILVEPMDYLSFVKLLSRADLILTDSGGIQEEAPTLRKPVLLMRDTTERPEAIESGVVRLVGTNKERIISEVEKILKNKEEYEKMISNKNPFGDGKAGIRIAKIVFDYLLNGGNDGIS
- a CDS encoding glycosyltransferase family 4 protein, which encodes MKEIIGFINKNFFNISYYFLIGFFVSSFSTPLAIFLGNKFKIIDLPKASDRKKIHKEPVPRSGGISIYISIVILFLIIQKFNKQFLGIILGATILFFGLLMDDKYGLTVRQKFSVQFLSAFIAIFTGTQFTQLSIPFTDTVIKIGFLGSILTALWIVGLINAINIIDGLDGLASGVSAIASFFLAITAMYKGHLNLALILIGLCGSLVAFLIYNFHPARVFLGDSGAGLLGYMLSIISIVGAYKTTTLLSVALPIFVLGIPIAEVFTSIIRRIMHGGSPFKYDTEHIHYRLLKKGLSQRKIALIYYIITLVLSVTGVILTFGVK
- the murA gene encoding UDP-N-acetylglucosamine 1-carboxyvinyltransferase gives rise to the protein MEYLEVNGGKVLKGEVEISGSKNAAFPVLSACLLIEGKCHINNIPNILDVKKFLFQLKKIGVNVLEGDHEVEIDATSSYKPEIPPEETENIRGTQTLLGAFIAKHRKASIAGLGGCNIGKRPIDQHIKGLESLGVEFNWDKGILKANSPKGLKGNKIFLDMPSVGATENIILASVFAEGDTIIENAAREPEIRDLINFLKLAGANIEVNGTGSTIIVHGVKKLRPIEYSIIPDRIESATYLILSGLTKGKIKVKKTIPEHLEAVIMKLKEIGLDISVKENEIVAKYTGKMSPTTVKTLPYPGFPTDAQSQILTLLTLADGASVVTETVFENRFRIVDDLIKMGANIKVEGISAFITGVKELKPSVVVAKDLRGGMSLLLATLSAKGISKVLDPIHIDRGYENYIEKIQRLGGDVERKNS
- a CDS encoding ComF family protein — its product is MEELIKKFKFEGYKVLSKFFSPLILNFIELNNIKFDFVSFVPMSKKEFRARGYNQTYLLAKDISLKTKKPIIENLYKIRETKKQTNLSKKERIENLKNAFIVEGEYSGNILIFDDVYTTGSTAKEVTKAFKKSIKNGNIYFVALSQTFN
- a CDS encoding serine hydroxymethyltransferase; protein product: MELAQAMQNELERQRTKLELIASENYVMEPVLEAQGSVLTNKYAEGYPKRRYYGGCEYIDVVETLAIERAKELFKAEGANVQPHSGTQANFAVYFATMNPGDTLLGMDLSAGGHLSHGSPVSVTGKYFNAVHYGVDKETELIDYNQVEDLAKQYKPKVIVAGASAYPRFIDFEKFATIAKSVGAYLMVDMAHIAGLVAAGVHPSPIPYADFVTTTTHKTLRGPRGGMILFKKEHEKILNKAVFPGIQGGPLEHVIAAKAVALKLAMTDEFKEYQKQVVVNAKALANALMKRGFRLITNGTDNHLLSIDLRSKNITGKEAERLLDSVYITTNKESIPFDPLPPTETSGLRLGTPALTTRGMKETEMEYIAELIDRAIESRNDEKKLELIRNEVLELTKKFPIYPNISYI
- the upp gene encoding uracil phosphoribosyltransferase; amino-acid sequence: MENVNLIRHPLIQHKLTYLRKKETNPKEFRELVKELSALMVYEIFRDTKLKEVEIETPIEKTKSYVIDEDIAIVPILRAGIVMAEGILDLIPQARVGYIGIYRDPQTLEPVEYYSKLPTNIENSSVFVVDPMLATGGSASKAITVVKEAHAKKIFFVCLISAPEGIKKIELDHPDVKIYTIAIDEKLNSHGYIVPGLGDAGDRLFGTK